The following is a genomic window from Candidatus Eremiobacteraceae bacterium.
CTGGAACCGCCGCTACATCGACCACGTGCAGATCACGGTCGCCGAAAGTCTCGGCATCGAAGGCCGCGCGAATTTCTACGAGGAGACCGGCGTCGTGCGCGACGTCATCCAGAATCACGCGCTGCAATTGCTGTCGCTCGTGGCGATGGAGCCGTGCACGTCGTTCGACGCGCGCGATTTCCGCGACGAGAAGATCCGCGTGGTCAGCGCGATACGGCCGATCCAGCCCGACGAAGTTTCGTCGCAGGCGGTGCGTGGTCAATATGGGCCGGGCTTTGTGGACGGCACCGACGCCATCGGCTACCGTCAAGAGAAGGGTGTGGCGCCCGAATCGGTCACGCCGACCTATGCCGCGTTTCGCTTTTGGATAGAGAACTGGCGCTGGGCCGGCGTGCCGTTCTACGTGCGCTCGGGCAAACGGCTCGCCAAACGCGCGACCGAGATCCTGGTCTCGTTCAAGCAGGCGCCGCACCCGCCGTTTCACGCGGCCAACCTCGGGAGACTGGAAAACAATTCGCTGAGCCTGCGCATCCAACCCGATGAAGGCATCACGCTGAAGATCGGCGCGAAGGTCCCTGGGCCGAGCATGCGCATCCGCACAGTCGACATGGACTTCGGCTACGGCGCCACGTTCGGCGCGGCGGATTCGTCGCCGTACGAGCGGCTCATCCTCGACTGCATGAAGGGCGATCAGACGCTCTTCGACCGCACCGACGGCGTGGAAGCCGCGTGGGCGCACATCGACCCCGTGCTCACCGCGTGGGATGCGCAATCGCCCTCGAGCTTCCCCAACTACGACGCCGGCACATGGGGTCCGGACGAGGCCGACGCGCTGCTCGCCGCCGACGGCCGCGCGTGGCGCCGCCTGTGACGCCCAACAACGGCGCGGCGGTGGCCGTGCCTGCTGGATTCATCGCGATCGACGCGGGCGACGTCGATGCTGCGCTTGCCACTCGGTGGGAGACGCTTGCGTTGAAAGGCGAGGCTCCGGTCTCGCGCGCGTGCACGCTCAATCTGTTGACGTTCGTCGAACAATTGCCTGAGATGGCGGACGTATCGGCGGTCGTGGACCAGGTGGCCGCTACCCATCCCATTCGCGCGATCGCGTTTGCGTTGGATGACTCCATCCCGGACGGCGCGGTGCGCACGTGGGTCGGCGGCTTATGCGACGGCCACGAAGATAGCTCGCACGTCTGCAGCGAGGGCGTCGCGCTTGCGGCGCACTCCAACTGCGCGCTGCGCATGGCGTCGGCGATCACAAGCTCTTTGAAGCGCGACGTGCCCGCGATGCTCTGGTGGCGCGGGGGCTCGCCCTTCGTCTTGCGGCTGTTCAAGCAGGTCGCGCCGCTGGCTTCGAAGATCATCGTCGATTCGATCCGCTTCGGCGACGGTGCGGCGTCGCTTGATACGTTGCGCCGGCTCGCCGAATATCGCAACGGCTCGATGGTGGTCTCCGATTTCAATTGGGAGCGCACGCGGGCGTGGCGCGCGACGGTCGCCGCCTGCTTCGACGATCCAGCCGTGATCGCGCTCATCGACGAATTCGATCACTGCACGGTTGAGTGCGCGGGCAAGGTCGACGGCCCCATCGCCGGCCCGGCGCGCGCGCTGCTGTTCGCGGGTTGGATCGTGCAGCGCCGGCCGCAACTCGCGGGCCGCAGCTCGATCGTCGGGCGGCGCGGCGCGCGGGGAGCCGAGGGTTCGATTTCTGCGGTCACGCTGTCGTCATCGCGCTCGCGCGCGACGCTCGCCGTCACGTGGGATGTCGCCGCCCATCGACTCATCGGATGTGCGACCGATGGCAGCGGTGTGCAGATCCGCTGCCTGAATTTCGCGGCAGACCCGCAGGACGACGCGAGCCTTCTCGAGCGCTGCATCGCCACGTTCGATCGCAATCCGCTCTTCGACGCAGTGCTGCGCGCAGAATGAGCCGCGGCCCCGCGCCGCGCGTGCGCGTTCTCGAGTCGGCGACTGAAGTCGCAAGCGCGGGCGCCCAAGCATTTGTTTCGGCAGCGATCAGTGCTATCGGGGCGCGCGGCCGTTTTTCGGTGGCGCTATCCGGCGGCAAGACGCCGGAGGGTATGCTCAGGCTGCTATCGCGATCGGAATATTCCGATTCCATGGATTGGCGCCACACGCACGTATTTTGGAGCGACGAGCGCTGCGTTGGGCCGGACGATGCCGCGAGCAACTACGGCATGGCGCGGCGCGCTTTGCTCGATAAGGGTTTGATCCCAGATTCGAATATCCATCGCATGATGGGCGAGCTGGAGCCACATCTGGGTGCTTTGGATTATTCCGTGCGACTGCGATCGTTTTTCGGGGCGCCGATCCCGACATTGGATGTGGTGTTTCTTGGGATCGGTCCGGACGGCCACACCGCGTCGTTATTTCCGAATACCGAGGCACTTGATGTTAGTGACATGCCGTGCACCGCGAACAAGGTGAGTGGCGACGTGCCATCGCCATGGCGGCTCACGTTGACTTATCCAGCAATCAATAGCGCGCTCGCCGTTGTATTCTTAGCCGAAGGCATCGCTAAGGCGCCTATCCTAAAGCGCGTCTTAGAGGGTCCGCGCGATAACCGCGCGCTCCCATCCCAAGGCGTCGCCCCATCCCGCGGCGCCCTCACCTGGATCATCGACCGTTCCTCCGCCTCGCTGCTATCTCTGTAGGGCAGACCTTTATGGTCTGCCAGGGTTCAAGCGATGATTGCCATTAGGATGTAGTACGGCTCGCAGAGCTCTTCGCTTTCTTCTCTTTTGGAGTCATCCCCCCAATCGTGAACGCCGCAATCACACTACTCAGCGCCGCCATCGCTGCTCCGATCAACGCGGCAACTCGAAACGCATAAACAAACGATCGATTCATAGCATCTCGAATCTCGTTGGTCATCGCGCCAGTCGCGCTTTGCGGAATTGGCGCCGCGGCCATGGCATCGCTGGTCGAGCGCAACTGCTGCAGAATGGCGTCGGGCCAATGGGCACTACTATCTAAAACGGCAAGATAATGTTCGAGCTGTACGCGATAAATCGCGACAACTACAGCGCTCATCGCCGCGATCGCGATAAGTCCGGCAGTCCGCGAAACTGCGTTGTTGATCGCGGATGCGATTCCGAGCCGCCGCTCTTCTACGGCATCCATCACTGCCGAAGTCAGAGGCGCCACGGTGATGGCCATGCCCAAGCCGAACGTCACGAACGCCGGAAAGAAAGTGGTCCAATAGGAACCGCCAACGCCTGGTAACGCCAACAAGGCACAGCCGATGGCCGCGATCGCCGGGCCAACCACGAGCAAAGGCCGCGTTCCCAACTTTGCCACTAGGCCGCCCGACCAGCGAGAAAGCAGTACGATCAATCCGATGAAGGGCAGCATCGCCAATCCGGCTTGCGTCGGTGTGTAGCGGTCGACTTGGATCATATCGAACGCGACGAAATAGGTCGACTCGGTCAACGCGCCGTACAGAAGAAATGTCAAGATATTTGCGCCGCTAAAGACTTTTGATTTGAAGATCTCGAGCGGCATCATCGGCGCTTTTGTGCGCTTTTCAACGAGAATGAATACGACGAGCACGGCGCAACCAACAATAGTCCACGTGAACGCCTTAACAGCGCTCTCGCCGGCCGTTCCCGCGAGGATCAGTCCGTAGACAATCGCACCTAAGGCGAATGTCCCGAGCGAAGCGCCGATCCAATCTAGGGGGGCGCAGGTTGGATCACGGCTTTCCGGTACGTGCGCGAGCGCGAGCGCCAGTACGGCGATTCCGATCGGAACGTTGATGAAAAATATCCACGGCCAACCACCGTGGTCGACGATCCAACCTCCCAAAGCCGGGCCAAACAATGCGGTCGACGCAGTTGCGCTCGACCAAATCCCAATCGCGCGCGCGCGCTTGGCACCGGTGAAATACGCGCTGAGGATCGCTAGGCTCTCCGGGGTCATAAGCGCGCTGCTGACGCCTTGGATGGAGCGCGCGACGGCGATCATCACGACACTGTGAGCGAACCCGCACGCGACGGAAGAAACAACGAAGCCGGCGACGCCGATTGTGAACATAAGCTTTCGGCCGTACCGGTCGCCGAGCGCGCCGCCAACTAGTATTAGCGACGACAGAAAGAGGGCATACGCTTCAACGACCCATTGGATGTCGGCCATCGTCGCGTGCAGGTCTCGCTGCATAACCGGCAGCGCAACATTGACCACGGTCCCGTCGATGAACACCATGCTCGAGCCGAGGATAGTCGCGACCAATACCCAGGTGCCCGATTCCGAGCCGGTTTCGCGTTTCTTTTTTGGGGGTGTCACAAATCAATCGTTCCAAATTCGATTTTGCGAACTGTAGGTGCGACGGCCTTCCAAGGCGCGAAGAGCATTCCTTTCTGCGGCCTCGCGCAAGCGTGCACTACCCCCAGCTCGTAATTTCAGTCAGCCAAATCGCATTTATGAGATGATTTCTCCGAATTGAAGACCATACGTTCCGAGCGTGACTGTGTTGCATTGGTATAAGCTACCTCATTTCCAGGGCCGTTTATCCACCGATTCCACGGAATCGATAACCTGTGGATTAGAAAGGCTTGTAACGCGACCCTACTAATACGTAACCTTATGAGCAAGCCTAGTGGAGAACGACGCCCCATAGCAATTGATCTTTTTTCCGGAGTTGGCGGCATGTCTCTAGGATTTGAGCAAGCTGGCTTTGACATCGTCGCATCGGTAGAGTATGATCCTGTGCACGCGGCGGTCCATCGGTTTAACTTTCCGCTTACCGAAGTGGCTTGCGCCGACGTCGCTCACCTTTCGTCGAGCGACCTACTCGAGGCGGCGCGCCGGGGCATGCAAGCGCATATAAGTGCTACAAGTCTTCAATCTCAGTTTGACGTGGACGTAATTATTGGCGGTCCGCCCTGTCAGGGATTCTCTACGATCGGCAAGAGCCTAGCTGAAGACGACCGCAATGCGCTCGTTTTTCAATTCCTTCGCTTGGTAGTCGAGATAAGACCTCGATACTTCGTCATGGAGAATGTTCCGGGTATTGCGTCTAGTGGAAATTCACGAAACCTCGAAAAGTTAATCCTTGAATTTCAGAAGGCTGGTTATTCTGTAAACATTCCCTACCGAATTTTGAATGCTGCCGACTTTGGGGTACCTCAAGACCGTAGACGACTTTTTCTATTGGGCGCCAGAGAAGGAAGCCGAATGCCAGTGTATCCGAGAGGCTGCGTAAACGTAAAAATGAGGCGAAGCGAATCCAAGAGAATCCAGCCTACTCTTGAGCTTCACGAATTGCCGAATGGGCCAACGGTTTGGGAGGCGATTGGAGACCTACCGGACCTAGATGAATTTGAATATCTCGACGGTCACGATGAAGTTCGATTGCCCGAATCAATGGTTGCGACTATGGAAGCGCGAGCCTCGTCTTATGTTCGACGCCTGCGCGGCCTCGAATCTGACCCTCTCGATTTCTCATATCGCAGAACCTGGTGCCGAGAACTTCTCACCTCATCAATGCGAACTTTTCACACGGAACTGTGCATCCGACGGTTTTCTGCAACTTCGCCGGGAGACACGGAACCCACTAGTCGATTTCTTAAGCTAGAAAAAGAGGGCCTCTGCAATACTCTGCGATCGGGAACAGGAAGCGAGCGCGGCGCCTATACTTCACCTCGACCGTTACATCCGTCGTTCCCGCGGGTCATATCAGTTAGGGAAGCAGCCCGGCTGCACTCTTACCCGGATTGGTTTAGGTTTCACGCTACAAAGTGGCACGGCTTCCGACAGGTTGGCAACTCGGTACCCCCTTTGCTCGCCCGAAGCGTAGCGAGAGAGATCATGAAGGTTCTGGGAACTAGCACGCGGCGTCCAACCAGAATCGTCGGCCTAACTCGGACTGATCTATTGGGGTTAAATCGCTTGGAGGCGGCTAAGCTATTTGGTGCAGATGTTTCGCAAATCCCCAAATCGCGGCAGCGAGAAATGCCAACTGCTATCTAGTGGGAGGAGACGTGCGAACCGAGTCCTGCAGCCGAATAGAATCGACAGCAGGTTCCCCGGAGGCGATTTCCGGTGTTATTCATCAAACTTACTTATATAATTCTAACCAAGTATGGCGAAATCGCGTGAACGAAATATGGTTCCGAGCGGATGAGA
Proteins encoded in this region:
- the zwf gene encoding glucose-6-phosphate dehydrogenase yields the protein MATAQLVNPFREGLREDRATVPVHLVIFGAGGDLTTRKLLPAIYNLAQAQLLPPGFCVTGFARTAMSDADFQKSLKDAVATSGDVRERKADVLKDLADRAHYVTGDFKDKAAYQTLKAKLKEFDETYGTSGNRIFYIATPASLFGTIVQNLQEAGMTTAENGPQHFVRIIVEKPFGRDLASAKALNAEMLSCLGEDQIYRIDHYLGKETVQNILVFRFANGIFEPIWNRRYIDHVQITVAESLGIEGRANFYEETGVVRDVIQNHALQLLSLVAMEPCTSFDARDFRDEKIRVVSAIRPIQPDEVSSQAVRGQYGPGFVDGTDAIGYRQEKGVAPESVTPTYAAFRFWIENWRWAGVPFYVRSGKRLAKRATEILVSFKQAPHPPFHAANLGRLENNSLSLRIQPDEGITLKIGAKVPGPSMRIRTVDMDFGYGATFGAADSSPYERLILDCMKGDQTLFDRTDGVEAAWAHIDPVLTAWDAQSPSSFPNYDAGTWGPDEADALLAADGRAWRRL
- a CDS encoding glucose-6-phosphate dehydrogenase assembly protein OpcA translates to MAPPVTPNNGAAVAVPAGFIAIDAGDVDAALATRWETLALKGEAPVSRACTLNLLTFVEQLPEMADVSAVVDQVAATHPIRAIAFALDDSIPDGAVRTWVGGLCDGHEDSSHVCSEGVALAAHSNCALRMASAITSSLKRDVPAMLWWRGGSPFVLRLFKQVAPLASKIIVDSIRFGDGAASLDTLRRLAEYRNGSMVVSDFNWERTRAWRATVAACFDDPAVIALIDEFDHCTVECAGKVDGPIAGPARALLFAGWIVQRRPQLAGRSSIVGRRGARGAEGSISAVTLSSSRSRATLAVTWDVAAHRLIGCATDGSGVQIRCLNFAADPQDDASLLERCIATFDRNPLFDAVLRAE
- the pgl gene encoding 6-phosphogluconolactonase encodes the protein MSRGPAPRVRVLESATEVASAGAQAFVSAAISAIGARGRFSVALSGGKTPEGMLRLLSRSEYSDSMDWRHTHVFWSDERCVGPDDAASNYGMARRALLDKGLIPDSNIHRMMGELEPHLGALDYSVRLRSFFGAPIPTLDVVFLGIGPDGHTASLFPNTEALDVSDMPCTANKVSGDVPSPWRLTLTYPAINSALAVVFLAEGIAKAPILKRVLEGPRDNRALPSQGVAPSRGALTWIIDRSSASLLSL
- a CDS encoding MFS transporter, encoding MTPPKKKRETGSESGTWVLVATILGSSMVFIDGTVVNVALPVMQRDLHATMADIQWVVEAYALFLSSLILVGGALGDRYGRKLMFTIGVAGFVVSSVACGFAHSVVMIAVARSIQGVSSALMTPESLAILSAYFTGAKRARAIGIWSSATASTALFGPALGGWIVDHGGWPWIFFINVPIGIAVLALALAHVPESRDPTCAPLDWIGASLGTFALGAIVYGLILAGTAGESAVKAFTWTIVGCAVLVVFILVEKRTKAPMMPLEIFKSKVFSGANILTFLLYGALTESTYFVAFDMIQVDRYTPTQAGLAMLPFIGLIVLLSRWSGGLVAKLGTRPLLVVGPAIAAIGCALLALPGVGGSYWTTFFPAFVTFGLGMAITVAPLTSAVMDAVEERRLGIASAINNAVSRTAGLIAIAAMSAVVVAIYRVQLEHYLAVLDSSAHWPDAILQQLRSTSDAMAAAPIPQSATGAMTNEIRDAMNRSFVYAFRVAALIGAAMAALSSVIAAFTIGGMTPKEKKAKSSASRTTS